A window of Ignavibacterium sp. contains these coding sequences:
- the prmC gene encoding peptide chain release factor N(5)-glutamine methyltransferase: protein MITVLEALNLSTDYLNKKGIESARLNAELMLASILNCKRLELYLMFDRPLDDNELQLYRSFLSRRAQREPLQYILGEVEFFNVKLKVNKSVLIPRPETELLVEKIINDFKEKTHFRFLDIGVGSGNISIAVLKNLIQANAVAIDISEEALSLAKGNSVLNEVNDRIEFLKFDILNDDIKNLGKFDIVISNPPYVSADDYETLEPELKVYEPKIALTDLYNGFTFYKKIIEQSSLLLNENGRIYFELGKGQSDDVKMMLKEKGFDKIDIIKDYQGIERIILGELK from the coding sequence ATGATTACTGTTTTAGAAGCTCTTAATCTTTCAACCGATTATCTCAATAAAAAGGGAATTGAATCTGCCAGATTAAATGCAGAACTGATGCTTGCTTCAATTCTTAACTGCAAGCGATTGGAATTGTATCTTATGTTTGACAGACCTTTGGACGATAATGAACTTCAGCTATATAGATCATTCCTTTCGAGAAGAGCACAAAGAGAACCGCTTCAGTATATTCTTGGAGAAGTTGAATTTTTTAATGTAAAGCTGAAAGTAAATAAAAGCGTTCTGATTCCCAGACCTGAAACTGAACTACTTGTAGAAAAAATTATAAATGACTTTAAAGAGAAAACCCATTTCAGATTTCTTGATATTGGAGTTGGTTCAGGAAATATTTCAATTGCTGTATTGAAAAACTTGATTCAGGCAAATGCCGTTGCAATCGACATTAGTGAAGAAGCATTGTCACTTGCAAAAGGAAATTCTGTTTTGAATGAAGTAAACGACCGGATTGAATTTTTGAAGTTTGATATTCTGAATGATGATATAAAAAATTTGGGAAAGTTTGATATTGTTATTTCCAATCCTCCTTATGTCTCTGCAGATGATTATGAAACTCTTGAACCTGAACTTAAAGTTTACGAACCGAAAATTGCTCTTACTGATTTATACAATGGTTTTACTTTTTATAAAAAAATTATTGAACAATCTTCTTTGTTATTAAATGAAAATGGAAGGATTTATTTTGAGTTAGGGAAAGGTCAATCAGATGATGTGAAGATGATGCTAAAGGAAAAAGGATTTGACAAGATTGATATAATCAAAGACTATCAGGGAATTGAAAGAATCATTTTGGGAGAACTCAAATGA
- the dtd gene encoding D-aminoacyl-tRNA deacylase, with amino-acid sequence MKVVVQKVTEAGVYINDENYSAEIGKGLVILLGIKHDDSIEDVNFLADKCSNLRIFLDENEKMNLSVKDVDGEVLVISQFTLYGDAQKGNRPSFTDAARPETAIPLYEKFIQRMKENLGGSKVKSGIFGAMMLVKIFNDGPVTIIIDSKRLEKN; translated from the coding sequence ATGAAAGTTGTTGTTCAGAAAGTTACTGAAGCAGGAGTTTATATTAACGATGAAAATTATTCTGCAGAAATCGGAAAAGGTTTGGTAATATTACTTGGAATTAAACACGATGATTCGATTGAAGATGTTAATTTTCTTGCGGATAAATGTTCGAACCTTCGAATATTTCTTGATGAGAATGAAAAGATGAATTTATCAGTTAAAGATGTTGATGGCGAAGTGCTGGTCATCTCACAATTTACACTTTATGGAGATGCTCAAAAAGGAAATCGACCGAGTTTTACCGACGCTGCAAGACCTGAAACAGCAATTCCACTTTATGAAAAATTTATTCAACGAATGAAAGAGAATCTTGGCGGGAGTAAAGTTAAATCCGGAATATTTGGTGCAATGATGCTCGTTAAAATTTTTAATGATGGTCCGGTTACTATAATTATTGACTCAAAGAGGCTGGAGAAAAATTGA
- a CDS encoding metalloenzyme → MNSVLMVFIDGVGIGKKDYEYNPFFKLGFKTFENIFKQIPHLQIPVLQTDSIYLKPVDANLSVDGLPQSGTGQVSIFCGVNAAKLVGNHFGPFPHSKTIDVLRDKNIFREFLNRGKKVFFANAYPKIFFDYLKSGKTRLSATSLSCRLTNIRLNTATDVRKAKALTAEITNERWNKKLHYNIPVISARAAARRLLRISSNYHFTLYEFFLTDHLGHGRIKDEFQNVHKNLDEFLFELLTKFNKEKMDIIICSDHGNYEDLSVKGHTRNPALFIAAGKNAKQIADSVNDLTQIKSAIIKNCM, encoded by the coding sequence TTGAATTCAGTTCTGATGGTTTTTATAGATGGTGTTGGAATTGGTAAAAAAGATTATGAGTATAATCCGTTTTTCAAATTAGGATTTAAGACATTTGAAAATATCTTCAAACAAATTCCTCACCTTCAGATTCCTGTTCTTCAAACTGATTCAATTTATCTTAAACCAGTTGATGCAAATCTCAGCGTTGATGGATTGCCACAAAGCGGTACCGGACAGGTTTCAATATTTTGCGGAGTTAACGCTGCTAAGTTAGTCGGAAATCATTTTGGACCTTTTCCTCATTCAAAAACAATTGATGTGCTGCGTGATAAAAATATTTTCAGAGAATTTCTGAACAGAGGCAAAAAAGTTTTTTTTGCAAACGCATATCCCAAAATATTTTTTGATTATCTTAAATCGGGCAAAACGAGATTGAGTGCTACTTCACTTAGTTGCAGATTGACAAATATAAGATTGAATACCGCAACTGATGTTCGTAAAGCGAAAGCTTTAACAGCGGAGATAACTAACGAGCGATGGAATAAAAAATTACATTATAACATACCTGTTATTTCTGCCCGAGCCGCTGCAAGAAGACTTTTACGAATTTCTTCAAATTACCATTTTACTTTGTACGAATTTTTTCTGACTGATCATCTTGGTCACGGAAGAATAAAAGATGAATTTCAGAATGTTCACAAAAATTTAGATGAGTTTTTATTTGAGTTGCTTACAAAATTCAATAAAGAAAAAATGGATATTATTATTTGCTCAGATCATGGCAATTACGAAGATTTATCAGTTAAAGGTCATACAAGAAATCCGGCTCTGTTTATCGCAGCAGGAAAAAATGCAAAGCAAATCGCTGATTCGGTTAATGATCTTACGCAAATTAAATCTGCAATAATCAAAAATTGTATGTGA
- a CDS encoding DNA internalization-related competence protein ComEC/Rec2: MKNYPFIKFAILFIIGIVTGSLLSVSNILVFTLTISSIILYITSKKIFNSKILQIILFAVFSISLGLFIQSIQKEEINSKLSSYRKEKNVSVVGTIKEIELKRDYEISFILQTDSVSIENRVIKTNENLLCRLRSDSIDRKIFYDNAKPGNKILVKGTFQQGRDVRNPGEFDYRKFLLSKGITGLITSYDSASISFLSYEYDFFNNLIFQTRINIDELIHQLHNSQTAGLLRGLLLADRTEIDYETKQNFVNSGVIHILAVSGLHVGYILLFFVVLFGRFNIYTRSFLTILGLISFMIITGIPASVFRATLMSVILIIAFLSGRSTNLLNSTALSAVIILIFKPNEIFNPGFQLSYSAVLSIAIIYPVIQKIILELSITNKYLKNILLFAGVSLSAQIGTLPFTLAYFNKLSVISLLSNLVVIPLAGIIVGLAIITLMIGSFIPSFAIYFAIVNNVITSLMMDLIRFTGSLDFAFIRINNFSLLDSIIFYLFIAILIYLFRISESIKIKLAVTLITFANIFVFTQFDDKKLLPDGVLSVMMIDVGQGDSFLIKFPNNKTAIIDAGVVDPYFDTGERIIIPLLDYLGIEQIDYGFVSHLDTDHYGGFASLLYNKRVNEIYRPKPDSSDKSIRFEKVLDKLKIPKYIYEKNKKEIGNVSLYILNDFNEEDFNSLSSNDRSGILKIVFGKTSFLFVGDAEIPAEKIYLHSNRKFLDSDVLKVGHHGSKTGSSIEFLEAVSPEISLVSAGIKNKFGHPSEIVLQRLKEIKSEILRTDSLGAVLLQSDGNKIKVVDWRNF; this comes from the coding sequence GTGAAGAATTATCCTTTCATAAAATTTGCTATTCTGTTCATCATTGGAATCGTTACGGGAAGCTTGCTTTCTGTTTCAAACATACTTGTCTTTACTTTAACAATATCTTCAATAATTCTTTATATCACCTCAAAGAAAATTTTTAATTCGAAAATTCTTCAAATAATTTTATTTGCGGTATTTTCAATATCACTCGGATTATTTATTCAATCAATTCAAAAAGAAGAAATAAATTCAAAGCTGTCATCCTACCGGAAAGAAAAAAATGTTTCGGTAGTCGGAACAATTAAGGAAATAGAATTAAAAAGAGATTATGAAATTTCGTTTATTCTTCAAACCGATAGTGTTTCAATCGAAAACCGGGTTATCAAGACAAATGAAAATCTTTTATGCAGATTAAGAAGTGATAGCATTGACAGAAAGATATTTTACGATAATGCAAAACCCGGAAATAAAATTTTAGTCAAAGGAACATTTCAGCAGGGCAGAGATGTCCGGAATCCTGGTGAATTTGATTACAGAAAATTTCTTCTTTCCAAAGGAATCACAGGTTTAATAACCTCTTATGATTCTGCCTCTATTAGTTTCCTTTCTTATGAATATGATTTTTTCAATAACTTGATTTTCCAAACCAGAATAAATATTGATGAGTTGATTCATCAACTTCACAATTCTCAAACTGCTGGTTTATTGAGAGGATTACTTCTCGCAGACAGAACAGAGATTGACTACGAGACAAAACAAAATTTTGTTAACTCAGGAGTAATTCATATCCTTGCTGTATCAGGTTTGCATGTCGGATACATTTTATTATTCTTTGTGGTTTTGTTCGGACGGTTCAATATTTACACAAGATCATTCCTTACAATTCTCGGATTAATTTCTTTTATGATTATAACAGGTATTCCAGCTTCAGTTTTTCGAGCAACACTGATGTCAGTTATTCTTATAATTGCTTTTCTTTCCGGAAGAAGTACAAATCTTTTAAACTCAACCGCACTCTCAGCAGTTATAATTTTAATTTTCAAGCCAAATGAAATTTTTAATCCCGGATTTCAACTTTCATATTCCGCAGTACTTTCAATTGCTATCATTTATCCTGTAATTCAAAAAATTATACTTGAATTATCAATCACAAATAAATATTTGAAAAATATTTTACTGTTTGCCGGAGTTTCCCTGAGTGCTCAGATAGGGACTTTACCTTTCACACTTGCTTACTTCAATAAGTTATCTGTCATTTCATTGTTAAGCAACTTAGTTGTTATACCATTAGCAGGAATAATAGTTGGTTTAGCAATCATCACTTTAATGATTGGAAGTTTTATTCCGTCATTTGCAATTTATTTTGCAATAGTAAATAATGTTATCACTTCGTTAATGATGGATTTGATAAGATTCACCGGAAGTCTGGATTTTGCTTTCATTAGAATAAATAATTTTTCGCTGTTGGACTCAATTATTTTCTATTTATTCATAGCAATACTGATTTATTTATTCAGAATTTCTGAAAGTATTAAAATCAAGCTTGCAGTAACCTTAATAACATTTGCAAATATTTTTGTATTCACTCAATTCGATGACAAAAAACTTTTACCTGATGGAGTTTTAAGTGTAATGATGATTGATGTTGGTCAAGGCGATTCTTTTCTCATCAAGTTTCCAAACAACAAAACAGCAATCATTGATGCAGGTGTTGTTGATCCTTATTTTGATACCGGTGAAAGAATAATTATTCCATTACTTGATTATCTTGGAATTGAACAAATTGATTATGGATTTGTCAGTCATCTTGATACAGATCATTATGGAGGTTTTGCATCTTTACTTTATAATAAAAGAGTGAATGAGATTTACCGGCCAAAACCCGATTCATCCGATAAATCAATAAGGTTTGAAAAGGTTTTAGATAAGCTGAAAATTCCGAAATACATTTATGAAAAAAATAAAAAAGAAATTGGAAATGTGTCGTTATACATTCTGAATGACTTTAATGAAGAAGATTTCAATTCACTATCTTCAAATGACAGAAGCGGAATATTAAAGATTGTATTTGGTAAAACAAGTTTTTTATTTGTCGGTGATGCAGAAATTCCTGCTGAAAAAATTTACTTGCATTCAAACCGAAAATTTCTTGATTCTGATGTATTAAAAGTCGGGCATCACGGAAGTAAAACAGGATCTTCGATAGAATTTTTAGAAGCAGTCAGTCCGGAAATTTCTTTGGTTAGTGCCGGAATTAAAAATAAATTTGGACATCCATCTGAAATAGTTTTGCAAAGATTGAAAGAAATAAAGTCTGAAATTTTAAGAACGGATTCTCTCGGAGCAGTTCTGCTGCAATCTGATGGAAACAAAATTAAAGTTGTGGATTGGAGAAATTTCTGA